The following DNA comes from Euwallacea fornicatus isolate EFF26 chromosome 28, ASM4011564v1, whole genome shotgun sequence.
AACGATATTCCTCGCAGTAAGAATTCCCATGTCATTCCTAGTTTCAGTAGATGCGCTTCCAATATGCGGCAAAATGACACAATTTTTGAGCTTAAACAAAGGATGGTCCAACGGCAGTGGCTCAGGCGTCATGACATCTAATCCAGCACCCCAGATCGACCTGGTTTCCAGTGCTTTGGTCAAAGCGTCTTGATCCACCACTCCTCCTCTACTGGTATTGACAAAAACTgcggaatttttcattttcttgaaAGCGGCTTCATTGAATAATTCTTTAGTGTCTGGAGTCAAGGAGCAGCTTACGCTTATGAAGTCACTTTGACTAAGGAGTTCTTCAAAGGTGACTCTAGTTGCACCTATTTCCTGGGCTGCTTCTAACTTATCCGACCTGTTATAGTAGACTATTCTGCTGGGAGCGAAAGGCTTGAGTCTTTTGGCAATTTCTTGGCCGATTCTTCCGAATCCAACAATGCCAACTGTGGATCCTTTCAAACCAGGTCCGCACATCCAAAACGGGGACCAAGCTTTCCATCCTCCGGTCCTGGCTTCCAAATTGGCTTCCAAAAGCCTTCGGCTGGTAGCTAGGAGGAGAGCGACCGCGAGTTCTGCAGTAGCATCAGTCAGAATATCAGGAGTATACGCCATTTTAATTCcccgtttttttatttcgtgaACGTCAAGATGGTCATATCCAACAGACATGGTGGCAACTACTTTCAAGTTGTGTCCAGCTTCATTCAGAACATTTGAGTCGATTCTATCCGTAAGCATACAGAAGAGGCCTGATTTattcttgatatttttcaacaattcatCTCTTGGGACTGGGCCCGGTCCTGTCCAGTAAGAAACTTCACAACTGTCAAGTGACGTCACATGAAAACATATGAGGAGTTAAGTGAGGTTAAATTTGGTGATAtgtcaaacattttttgttgaattttcttttattttaaagttgaatttatttaaactatttttagtAATAGTTTTAGAACATTTGGATTACTTACGATTGGTTCAAAATATCAATGGCTTCTTTGTTGATCTGCCTGGTGACATAAACTTGAGGTTTGGCCATTTTATTTGTGGAAAATCTGCGATTTCCAAGAGAGGTAACAATGTGCACTTTCACTTTTGCAACCTTTCTGCCTACAAATGGAGCTGAAAAAAACTGGTCGATGATTATGCGGAGACTAGACATTGCGTTTTACGAATATGTGAAATAGTttgaataaactttttactgTTATATTAATACATTCACATTGAgctaaaaaattcttttgagtTAAATCAAATGACACAAGATAAGGCGGCCGTACTTCATCACTGGCGGttcatttaaatgtaaaataatggatttaatttataacACATACTCATTTCAGGTTTATACATGGTGTTTAGTAGAgagatagaaaattttcaaaggaaTATAGATAGATTCTTTTTGAATCTATATAACCATATTTGTCCTTATATAAAGTCTCATTGTTTTTGGAATAACGGCTAAAGAGAGAAAGTTGGGAGGGCAGAATATAAGGGACAAGTCAATGCATTAAGTCTTGatctcattaaaataaaattaactaatAGTAGTATTGTTTAAGTTAGAACTAGGGCTGTAAGTaaatatcattaatatttatttgaatttaatactgcttattttcttgtaaataatattttcttttttcttaatcctttgaactataattttgtcataatatCAAATCATTTCAAAGAGTACACACTAGAGTTcctaagaattttaatttcttgagCTAACGctgcataagaaaaaattttatttaaaatgtaagaATAAATTGGTGCCCAAGTAGTTTAACACATTAATTTATCTACATAATTGtttgtaacaaaaatatttaattaatatttgttttactgTGTCATTACCCATattaataagatttttaaaaatatctctgTAAGCTGcaagtatttattattaaaaaaaaaagttaaattgaattaattgcatcaatttgattatttcatataaaaatctaGGAAggcagatattttaaaaaacaatgaaacttTGCATATGGATAAATATGGTTATGTAAATTCCGAAAGACCCCATCTATCTTGAATTAAAGAGTTCTTATAGCTTTACCAAACACCATGTATAAAAAAACCTGTTACTGACCAACTTAGAGAACCATTCTGTGATGATCTGGGATACCATTATCTTAGGTACGCTAATACCCTAAAAAGACTCTGTCATCATGCTGTATGTGTAGAAGTGTATTTTTGCATACACCTACTCATTAATAAGCATCTTACAAATTTCAAGTGGCAGAGAGGGAATTTGAATTCTTATTTAAGTGTAATCTCAGTTTCCAATGCcactaatttcatttttaggtCATGTCTACATCCCACAGAGGAAGCAATACGTTTCCCGACTTCTTCACTATTAAAGGGCCAATCCCTACAAAAGTTATCCCTTTacaatttgggaaaaaaatatattatcaaTCCACAGTTCTAACTGAAAATGATAACTCTGAAGAAACAGAATTTAAACCACGTTTAAAACCTTACTTAGACAATGACGACGAAATGGTAGATTGTACCGATGTAGAACAAAACTATGatataattttaactaaatcgGGCAAATTCCAAACATCATTTTATGTACCTTCCAGTTTACTTCCTTATATTATTGGCGCAAAAAGGGCCAGACTAAATGCTTTACAAAAGAATACCaacacaataattaaaatacctcGCATAAATGAAAAGGGAGATGTGATTATTAGCGGTGACTCAGAACGAAAGGTGGCTTCTGCAAGGACCCAGATAACCATTACAATGGCCCAACGAAAAGATAAAATGCCTCCCAcacattttattgcaataCCTATAAATTCCCAATCAATTACGgagaatttgttgaaattccaaaaatgtgtattAGAAAAGCCCGGT
Coding sequences within:
- the LOC136347359 gene encoding glyoxylate reductase/hydroxypyruvate reductase, which produces MSSLRIIIDQFFSAPFVGRKVAKVKVHIVTSLGNRRFSTNKMAKPQVYVTRQINKEAIDILNQSCEVSYWTGPGPVPRDELLKNIKNKSGLFCMLTDRIDSNVLNEAGHNLKVVATMSVGYDHLDVHEIKKRGIKMAYTPDILTDATAELAVALLLATSRRLLEANLEARTGGWKAWSPFWMCGPGLKGSTVGIVGFGRIGQEIAKRLKPFAPSRIVYYNRSDKLEAAQEIGATRVTFEELLSQSDFISVSCSLTPDTKELFNEAAFKKMKNSAVFVNTSRGGVVDQDALTKALETRSIWGAGLDVMTPEPLPLDHPLFKLKNCVILPHIGSASTETRNDMGILTARNIVAALKGEPLLTELIV
- the LOC136347358 gene encoding activating signal cointegrator 1 complex subunit 1-like, whose amino-acid sequence is MSTSHRGSNTFPDFFTIKGPIPTKVIPLQFGKKIYYQSTVLTENDNSEETEFKPRLKPYLDNDDEMVDCTDVEQNYDIILTKSGKFQTSFYVPSSLLPYIIGAKRARLNALQKNTNTIIKIPRINEKGDVIISGDSERKVASARTQITITMAQRKDKMPPTHFIAIPINSQSITENLLKFQKCVLEKPGRGVTKSLFQNVVKLHLTIVVLTLLDEEEVENAKKTLKTYYDEYISSVFSKNQKHKVTIQGLEIMNDDPSNVYVLYSKVQMQNPELLNKLQEMCNKISNQFCKAGLAKREFDKVKLHMTVMNTNFRESGEEKMSFDARDILDKHGDFYFGDFELRQLDLCIRGTTTNDKGEPKYYDTATTILI